One Halolamina litorea genomic window carries:
- a CDS encoding AbrB/MazE/SpoVT family DNA-binding domain-containing protein, with protein MSSGKGPYADSRTVQESNGGYMVSIPKQIAERYDIEKGDEVWWTDGADTDRPTFIPPDEL; from the coding sequence ATGTCCTCGGGCAAGGGTCCGTACGCGGACTCCCGAACCGTGCAGGAGTCCAACGGCGGCTACATGGTGTCGATACCGAAACAGATCGCGGAGCGCTACGACATCGAGAAGGGCGACGAAGTCTGGTGGACCGACGGCGCCGACACCGACCGGCCGACGTTCATCCCCCCCGACGAACTGTAG
- a CDS encoding AIR synthase family protein, whose product MTDRGKIDRTFFADHIAPRLGAEREDVTVEPTHGVDFGLLDLDGTGLALATDPISVLPALGFERAGRFALHVALSDVAVAGVTPTHLAISFALPDSVTDEQFDALWTGIHEECESLGTSIVTGHTARYPGAEFPWVGAATAMAACDPAEVVRPDGARPGDRLLVTRGPAVETAGLFASLYPEQLGERGLSPETVADAAEGLDEVRLVRDAVTAAEAGEVSAMHDATEGGLLGAFCEMAESAGVRFEIDESAAPMRSGVAAVCDALGVDPWTVTSSGTLVIAAPPEAAEAVRGAIDARGTPVAEVGEVVEGTGVRFRDEEWTEPPRDPSWDAYAALAESG is encoded by the coding sequence ATGACCGACCGCGGCAAGATCGACCGGACGTTCTTCGCCGACCACATCGCCCCGCGGCTGGGCGCCGAGCGGGAGGACGTGACCGTGGAGCCGACCCACGGCGTCGACTTCGGCTTGCTCGACCTCGACGGAACGGGGCTGGCGCTGGCCACCGACCCCATCTCGGTGCTACCGGCGCTGGGGTTCGAGCGCGCAGGCCGGTTCGCCCTCCACGTCGCGCTCTCGGACGTGGCCGTCGCCGGCGTCACTCCGACCCATCTCGCGATCTCCTTCGCGCTGCCAGACTCCGTGACTGATGAGCAGTTCGACGCGCTCTGGACCGGCATCCACGAGGAGTGCGAGTCGCTCGGCACCAGTATCGTCACTGGTCACACCGCCCGCTACCCCGGCGCCGAGTTCCCGTGGGTGGGTGCCGCGACGGCGATGGCGGCCTGTGACCCAGCCGAGGTCGTTCGCCCGGACGGCGCCCGGCCGGGCGACCGCCTGCTCGTCACGCGGGGGCCGGCCGTCGAGACGGCGGGGTTGTTCGCCTCGCTGTACCCCGAACAGTTGGGTGAACGAGGGCTCTCTCCCGAAACCGTCGCCGATGCCGCCGAGGGCCTCGACGAGGTCAGACTGGTCCGCGACGCCGTCACGGCCGCCGAGGCCGGCGAGGTGTCGGCGATGCACGACGCGACCGAGGGCGGCCTGCTGGGGGCGTTCTGTGAGATGGCCGAGAGCGCGGGCGTCCGCTTCGAAATCGACGAGTCCGCGGCACCGATGCGGTCCGGCGTAGCGGCGGTCTGTGACGCGCTGGGCGTCGACCCGTGGACGGTCACCAGTTCGGGGACGCTCGTCATCGCGGCCCCGCCCGAGGCGGCCGAGGCGGTCCGAGGGGCCATCGATGCCCGCGGGACGCCCGTCGCGGAGGTGGGTGAGGTGGTCGAGGGTACCGGGGTTCGCTTCCGTGACGAGGAGTGGACCGAGCCGCCGCGGGACCCCTCGTGGGACGCCTACGCCGCGCTCGCCGAGTCGGGGTAG
- a CDS encoding ABC transporter ATP-binding protein, translating to MSEPFLKVEDLKKYYDDGGVFGDDPVKAVDGVSFEIDEGETVGLVGESGCGKTTLGRTILNLESATEGEVLSDGTDVTSISGSELRAWQSEAQMVFQDPEASLNERMTVGEIIREPLEAHDWPDLAVAVDGGREVSGSRVHAAEADERPDLTVGVDGSLSVRERAPLSADDVDVKLDESSAAVTVTKHASEMREDRVRALLEQVGLREEHYYRYPHQFSGGQSQRVGIARALALEPRFLVLDEPVSALDVSVQARIINLLEDLQEELGLTYLFIAHDLSVVRHIADRVAVMYLGNVMELGPTEQVFREPAHPYTESLLSAIPGTMVETGERITLRGTPPSPRDPPSGCRFSTRCPAKIRPDEYSVSGEHWEALDQLYSVFHARANAEKGLLDQLKERLGIQDVSTVDELLLELFDAERAGDGIALNMPDDAAAVVYEAAEMARAGDESGAAARLDAEFGSVCSTEHPEAADVGDGRTSRCLRHREEYTDPDTVIEQRYRSD from the coding sequence ATGAGCGAGCCGTTCCTCAAGGTCGAGGACCTCAAGAAGTACTACGACGACGGCGGCGTCTTCGGCGACGACCCCGTGAAAGCCGTCGACGGCGTGAGCTTCGAGATCGACGAGGGCGAGACGGTCGGCCTCGTCGGCGAGTCCGGCTGTGGGAAGACCACGCTGGGTCGGACGATCCTGAACCTCGAGAGCGCCACCGAGGGCGAGGTGCTCTCGGACGGGACCGACGTGACCAGCATCTCCGGGTCGGAGCTTCGGGCGTGGCAGAGCGAGGCCCAGATGGTGTTTCAGGACCCCGAGGCCAGCCTCAACGAGCGGATGACCGTCGGCGAGATCATCCGGGAACCGCTGGAGGCCCACGACTGGCCCGACCTCGCGGTCGCCGTCGACGGCGGCCGGGAAGTCTCGGGATCACGGGTCCACGCCGCCGAGGCCGACGAACGCCCCGACCTCACCGTCGGCGTCGACGGGAGCCTCAGCGTTCGGGAGCGTGCACCGCTCTCGGCCGACGACGTGGACGTGAAGCTCGACGAGTCGAGCGCCGCCGTCACGGTCACCAAACACGCAAGCGAGATGCGCGAGGACCGCGTTCGGGCACTGCTCGAACAGGTCGGCCTGCGCGAGGAACACTACTACCGCTACCCCCACCAGTTCTCCGGGGGACAGAGCCAGCGTGTGGGAATCGCCCGCGCGCTCGCGCTCGAACCGCGGTTCCTCGTCCTCGACGAACCGGTCTCGGCGCTCGACGTGTCCGTCCAGGCCCGGATCATCAACCTCCTCGAGGACCTCCAAGAGGAGTTGGGTCTGACCTACCTGTTCATCGCCCACGACCTCAGCGTCGTCCGGCACATCGCCGACCGCGTGGCGGTGATGTACCTCGGCAACGTGATGGAACTCGGCCCGACCGAGCAGGTGTTCCGGGAGCCGGCCCACCCCTACACTGAGTCGCTGCTGTCGGCCATCCCCGGCACGATGGTCGAGACCGGCGAGCGGATCACGCTCCGCGGGACACCCCCCAGCCCACGGGACCCGCCGAGCGGCTGCCGGTTCTCGACGCGCTGTCCGGCCAAGATCCGGCCCGACGAGTACAGCGTCAGCGGCGAACACTGGGAGGCGCTCGACCAACTCTACTCGGTGTTCCACGCGCGGGCGAACGCCGAGAAGGGGCTGCTCGACCAGCTCAAGGAGCGCCTCGGGATCCAGGACGTGTCGACGGTCGACGAACTCCTGCTCGAACTGTTCGACGCCGAGCGGGCCGGCGACGGCATCGCGCTGAACATGCCCGACGACGCCGCCGCGGTGGTCTACGAGGCCGCCGAGATGGCCCGCGCCGGCGACGAGTCGGGTGCTGCAGCCCGGCTGGACGCCGAGTTCGGCAGCGTATGTAGCACCGAGCACCCCGAGGCCGCCGACGTGGGCGACGGGCGCACCAGCCGGTGTCTCCGCCACCGCGAGGAGTACACCGACCCCGACACGGTCATCGAGCAGCGCTACCGGAGCGACTGA
- a CDS encoding LEA type 2 family protein, whose protein sequence is MLGGKLATATAIKAVVAVLGVVSVSVGGAWALGIIGAPSVVGVDNGFGPVNESTTTIESEITVNNPNPFGVRLGGLSIDYAVEMNGVRMATGGREGLGLNASGNSTIPVTTLMSNDRIPPWWTSHVANGENTTLVIDASIHSDLLGREFNPQVTRNVNTNIIGGFNSDEDRPIDIDEPAAPSPVLWLNSTSGSWGEVSNDTTEIDTAFELYNPNPTPIAISEIGYEIRMNNVTMGAGATDSTVTIRPGELETVRATTALQNENLDEWWVSHLRNDQTTRLEVEFYARVDLSAIGGGTIEIPLDSIERTIETDIFGQESAGDTGGSDGGTTTPTPADDDTTTATPTPTETDTLLAVDGPTA, encoded by the coding sequence ATGCTCGGTGGGAAGCTCGCGACCGCGACGGCGATCAAGGCCGTCGTCGCGGTACTGGGGGTGGTATCGGTCTCGGTTGGCGGTGCGTGGGCGCTGGGAATCATCGGCGCGCCCTCGGTCGTCGGCGTCGACAACGGGTTCGGCCCCGTCAACGAGTCCACGACGACGATCGAGTCCGAGATCACGGTCAACAACCCCAACCCCTTCGGGGTCAGGCTTGGCGGCCTGAGTATCGACTACGCCGTCGAGATGAACGGCGTCCGGATGGCCACCGGCGGCCGCGAGGGGCTCGGGCTGAACGCCAGCGGCAACAGCACCATCCCGGTCACGACGCTGATGAGCAACGACCGCATCCCGCCGTGGTGGACGAGCCACGTTGCGAACGGCGAGAACACCACGCTGGTCATCGACGCCTCGATCCACTCGGACCTGCTGGGCCGGGAGTTCAACCCACAGGTCACCCGCAACGTCAACACGAACATCATCGGCGGCTTCAACAGCGACGAGGACCGGCCGATCGATATCGACGAGCCCGCGGCGCCCAGTCCGGTGCTCTGGCTCAACAGTACCAGCGGCTCGTGGGGAGAGGTGAGCAACGACACCACGGAGATCGACACGGCCTTCGAACTGTACAACCCCAACCCGACCCCGATCGCCATCTCCGAGATCGGCTACGAGATCAGAATGAACAACGTCACGATGGGCGCCGGCGCCACCGACAGCACGGTCACGATCCGGCCGGGTGAACTCGAAACCGTCCGGGCGACGACGGCCCTCCAAAACGAGAACCTCGACGAGTGGTGGGTGAGCCACCTCCGGAACGATCAGACCACCCGACTCGAAGTCGAGTTCTACGCGCGCGTCGACCTCTCGGCGATCGGCGGCGGCACCATCGAGATCCCGCTCGACAGCATCGAGCGGACCATCGAGACGGACATCTTCGGGCAGGAGTCCGCGGGCGATACGGGCGGTTCCGACGGCGGCACCACGACACCGACTCCAGCCGACGACGACACGACCACCGCCACGCCGACACCAACCGAGACCGACACTCTGCTCGCCGTCGACGGGCCGACTGCGTAG
- a CDS encoding DUF7528 family protein yields the protein MSTHSYVPPRSSRGRPSPQPCGVATLLIGFSPADGTPLTVEATDGAVRLIIDGDRYELPREQALSLRAAVGDALDRRLELFRTVGHYRRDGSYAVGRRSADTPGNEQVFDSVEELRDLFRSLPSEFGAEDVGERGLTGSRRHLLVRHFAEHPAFDCRLVSERPLRAEKAVTDG from the coding sequence GTGTCAACACACAGCTACGTCCCGCCACGTTCTTCGCGCGGCCGGCCGTCGCCCCAACCATGCGGAGTAGCCACCCTCCTGATCGGGTTCTCCCCTGCCGACGGAACCCCACTGACCGTCGAAGCGACTGACGGCGCCGTCAGACTGATCATCGACGGGGACCGGTACGAGCTCCCCCGCGAGCAGGCGCTCTCGCTGCGCGCGGCCGTCGGGGACGCGCTGGACCGCCGGCTGGAACTGTTCAGAACCGTCGGTCACTACCGGCGCGACGGGAGCTACGCCGTCGGGCGACGGAGCGCCGACACGCCCGGCAACGAACAGGTGTTCGACTCCGTCGAGGAACTCCGAGACCTGTTCCGGTCGCTGCCGAGCGAGTTCGGCGCCGAAGACGTGGGCGAGCGGGGACTCACTGGCTCGCGGCGGCACCTGCTCGTGCGCCACTTCGCGGAACACCCCGCGTTCGACTGCCGACTCGTGAGCGAGCGGCCGCTGCGGGCCGAGAAAGCCGTCACGGACGGCTAG
- a CDS encoding heavy metal translocating P-type ATPase — MSNGSPACALCDGPIPEHREGAFCSAGCRSVAETLPEPPEQEAEPEPAADADTTAVYFSVDGMHSATCEAYLETVARRIDGVVDADASYVTESVRVDCTGDPPTERLTEALSGLGYDATRRDDREPGPTVDTDGGIVDGALGYRYAAGVVFASFLLIPYAVVFYPSHLAALLGFADPLAGEAGIATVLPVFIVLTFVIIVVTGAPVLRDAYIAIVLRKPNTGLLVTLTAMAAFLFGVPGFFAGVSGAYYDLAVVGVATVTGATFYESLAKREAASELTDLTVSRVEHAQRETESGTETVPVADLEPGDRVLVPEGERVPVDGTLTEGECTVDEAVVTGESTPVRKRAGDDLIGGSVITTGAAVLAVGDDVRSSVDRLAASVWGFQSATHGGQRRANRIAERVTPPLVAVAVVAGAGALVLSGGRVAVGIVALLTTFIAASPWALGFATPLSAGTSVSRALSRGVAVFDETVFERLRGVDTVVFDKTGTLTTGRMDVLDTDVTGEGADSEALLAAAAALERRASHPAAAALVDAFGETAPTVDSFTSHPTGVEGVVDGRRVLVGNPELFGERGWTVPDRVRDRATEARQSGHLPVIVGSTDAVEDGPETGEPAGVVVVGDEARPDWEATLERLANRGLDVVILTGDDESAAAGFADSPHVTHVFAGVPPAGKSAAVRRLRAEGPVAMVGDGTNDAPALAAADLGISLGSGTALAAEASDLAVVEDDLDGVAAAFDLSAESYSRRRWNDRAALLYNAAAIPLAVVGLLNPLLTMAAAVLCCGLIAGNAFRETRVA; from the coding sequence GTGAGTAACGGATCGCCAGCCTGTGCGCTGTGTGACGGCCCGATCCCCGAGCACCGCGAGGGGGCGTTCTGCTCGGCGGGCTGTCGATCGGTCGCCGAGACGCTGCCGGAGCCCCCGGAGCAGGAGGCCGAGCCCGAACCGGCCGCCGACGCCGACACCACCGCGGTCTACTTCTCGGTCGACGGGATGCACTCGGCCACCTGCGAGGCGTACCTCGAAACGGTCGCCCGCCGGATCGACGGCGTCGTCGACGCCGACGCGAGCTACGTCACCGAGTCTGTCCGAGTCGACTGTACGGGCGACCCGCCGACCGAGCGTCTCACCGAAGCCCTCAGCGGCCTCGGCTACGACGCGACCCGCCGCGACGACCGCGAACCCGGCCCCACAGTCGACACCGACGGCGGCATCGTCGACGGCGCGCTCGGCTACCGCTACGCCGCGGGCGTGGTGTTCGCCTCGTTCCTGTTGATCCCCTACGCCGTCGTCTTCTACCCGTCCCACCTCGCGGCGCTGCTCGGCTTCGCCGACCCGCTGGCCGGCGAGGCCGGCATCGCCACGGTACTGCCGGTGTTCATCGTCCTGACGTTCGTCATCATCGTCGTCACCGGCGCGCCGGTGTTGCGCGACGCCTACATCGCCATCGTCCTCCGGAAACCGAACACCGGCTTGCTCGTCACCCTGACGGCGATGGCCGCGTTCCTCTTCGGCGTCCCGGGCTTTTTCGCCGGCGTCTCCGGGGCGTACTACGACCTCGCGGTCGTCGGCGTCGCCACCGTCACCGGGGCGACGTTCTACGAGTCCCTCGCCAAACGCGAGGCCGCGAGCGAACTGACCGACCTCACGGTCTCCCGGGTCGAACACGCCCAGCGGGAGACCGAATCGGGGACCGAGACGGTCCCCGTCGCCGACCTCGAACCGGGCGACCGGGTGCTCGTGCCGGAGGGCGAACGGGTGCCCGTGGACGGGACGCTCACGGAGGGTGAGTGTACCGTCGACGAGGCCGTCGTCACCGGCGAGTCGACGCCGGTTCGGAAGCGTGCAGGCGACGACCTCATCGGTGGCTCCGTCATCACGACCGGCGCCGCCGTCCTCGCCGTCGGCGACGACGTGCGCAGCAGCGTCGACCGCCTCGCTGCCTCCGTCTGGGGGTTCCAGAGCGCGACACACGGCGGCCAGCGCCGGGCGAACCGCATCGCCGAGCGCGTCACGCCGCCGCTGGTCGCGGTCGCGGTGGTCGCGGGCGCCGGCGCCCTCGTCCTGAGCGGCGGCCGCGTTGCCGTCGGTATCGTCGCACTCCTGACGACGTTCATCGCCGCCTCGCCGTGGGCGCTGGGCTTCGCGACGCCGCTCTCGGCGGGGACGAGCGTCTCGCGGGCGCTCTCCCGCGGCGTCGCCGTCTTCGACGAGACGGTGTTCGAGCGCCTCCGCGGCGTCGACACCGTCGTCTTCGACAAGACGGGGACGCTGACGACCGGCCGGATGGATGTCCTCGACACCGACGTGACCGGCGAGGGCGCCGACAGCGAGGCGCTGTTGGCCGCGGCCGCCGCGCTGGAGCGCCGTGCCTCCCACCCTGCGGCAGCCGCGCTCGTCGACGCGTTCGGCGAGACGGCGCCGACCGTCGACTCCTTCACCAGCCACCCGACCGGCGTCGAAGGTGTCGTGGACGGGCGGCGCGTGCTGGTGGGGAACCCGGAACTGTTCGGGGAACGCGGCTGGACGGTCCCCGACCGAGTCCGTGACCGGGCAACCGAGGCGCGCCAGTCGGGGCACCTCCCCGTCATCGTCGGCTCGACTGATGCCGTCGAGGACGGACCGGAGACCGGCGAGCCGGCCGGCGTCGTCGTCGTCGGCGACGAAGCCCGGCCGGACTGGGAGGCCACGCTCGAACGGCTGGCCAACCGGGGGCTGGACGTGGTGATCCTCACCGGCGACGACGAGTCCGCCGCCGCCGGCTTCGCCGACAGCCCGCACGTCACGCACGTCTTCGCGGGCGTGCCTCCCGCCGGGAAGTCCGCCGCGGTGCGCCGACTCCGCGCCGAGGGGCCGGTGGCGATGGTCGGCGACGGGACGAACGACGCGCCCGCGCTGGCCGCGGCCGACCTGGGTATCTCGCTGGGGAGCGGGACGGCGCTGGCCGCGGAGGCCTCGGACCTCGCCGTCGTCGAGGACGACCTCGACGGCGTCGCTGCGGCGTTCGACCTCTCGGCGGAGAGCTACAGTCGGCGCCGCTGGAACGACCGAGCGGCGCTGCTGTACAACGCGGCCGCGATCCCGCTGGCGGTCGTCGGGCTCCTCAACCCCCTGCTGACGATGGCAGCCGCGGTGCTGTGCTGTGGGCTGATCGCCGGCAACGCGTTCCGGGAGACCCGGGTCGCCTGA
- the kynU gene encoding kynureninase, with protein sequence MSIFSVSREEAAALDADDALSGFRERFDLSSDLYMDGNSLGPVSEDAERTLDRVVEEWRDRGIEGWTEAEQPWWNYAEYLGDRLAPYVGADPGEVVIANSTTVNIHTLIGTFLDHVADTPGAVDPEESPVEASGDVVVANELDFPTDHYAIRAQFRQRGLDPDEHLRLVESRDGRTIEQEDIAAAMDDDVGILFMPTVLYRSGQLFDVEALTELAHGHGALAGFDAAHSVGAVEHDFGGADADFAVWCSYKYLNAGPGAIAGLYVNERYHGLTPAMPGWWGNEKESQFDLELTYTPEQSAGAWQVGTVPMLSAAPLEGSLDLLDEAGLDRVREKSLELTDMLATLVEDLAEAGYEYRVGTPSEGQRRGGHVAVEHPDADRVSQALRERGVVVDYRPPNVIRICPAPLYVGYEDVYAVAEHLRAVVDEGEHETFAASEGVS encoded by the coding sequence ATGAGCATCTTCTCCGTCTCCCGCGAGGAGGCGGCCGCGCTGGACGCCGACGACGCGCTCTCAGGGTTCCGGGAGCGCTTCGACCTCTCGAGTGACCTGTACATGGACGGCAACTCCCTCGGCCCCGTCTCCGAGGACGCCGAACGGACCCTCGACCGCGTCGTCGAGGAGTGGCGCGACCGCGGGATCGAGGGCTGGACCGAGGCCGAGCAGCCCTGGTGGAACTACGCCGAGTACCTCGGGGACCGGCTGGCGCCCTACGTCGGCGCCGACCCCGGAGAGGTCGTGATCGCCAACTCCACGACGGTCAACATCCACACGCTGATCGGGACGTTCCTCGATCACGTCGCCGACACCCCCGGCGCCGTTGACCCCGAGGAGTCGCCCGTCGAGGCCTCGGGCGACGTCGTCGTCGCCAACGAACTCGACTTCCCGACCGACCACTACGCGATCCGCGCGCAGTTCCGCCAGCGCGGCCTCGACCCCGACGAACACCTGCGGCTGGTCGAGAGCCGCGACGGCCGAACCATCGAGCAGGAGGACATCGCGGCGGCGATGGACGACGACGTGGGGATCCTGTTCATGCCGACCGTGCTCTACCGCTCGGGCCAACTGTTCGACGTGGAAGCGCTCACCGAACTGGCCCACGGCCACGGCGCGCTCGCGGGGTTCGACGCCGCCCACAGCGTCGGCGCAGTCGAACACGACTTCGGCGGCGCCGACGCCGACTTCGCGGTCTGGTGCTCCTACAAGTACCTCAACGCCGGCCCGGGCGCCATCGCGGGGCTGTACGTCAACGAACGCTACCACGGGCTCACGCCGGCGATGCCCGGTTGGTGGGGCAACGAGAAGGAGAGCCAGTTCGACCTGGAACTCACCTACACGCCCGAGCAGTCGGCGGGCGCGTGGCAGGTCGGCACCGTGCCGATGCTCTCGGCGGCGCCGCTCGAAGGCTCCCTCGACCTGCTGGACGAGGCGGGCCTCGACAGGGTTCGGGAGAAGTCCCTCGAACTGACCGACATGCTCGCGACGCTCGTCGAGGACCTCGCCGAGGCGGGCTACGAGTACCGGGTCGGGACCCCGTCCGAGGGCCAACGCCGTGGCGGCCACGTCGCCGTCGAGCATCCCGACGCCGACCGGGTGAGCCAGGCGCTGCGCGAGCGCGGCGTCGTCGTCGACTACCGCCCCCCGAACGTGATCCGGATCTGTCCGGCGCCGCTGTACGTCGGCTACGAGGACGTATACGCCGTCGCCGAACACCTCCGGGCCGTGGTCGACGAGGGCGAACACGAGACCTTCGCCGCGAGCGAGGGCGTTTCGTAG
- a CDS encoding PAS domain S-box protein, with protein MHEPDGVSIRVLHAEDDASFRELVADLLGSASDVEVVSEATPEDALARFEAEQFDCVVSDYDAETPGAFRPLIEATEGGPPCVLLTGKERERIDATASGAVDDYVRKGASERFGALAERVRTHGERYRSAERYRALFADGAGAMVVHDAETGEVIDANPPYAELLGYDREEATEMELSELILGEEPYTVERAMARIDAAANGETQRFEWVNVTAEGERVPVEVTLRRMEVAGAGRVLATVRDISERKRREAALERHKRHLEQLHTAATRLLGAEGCEAVYDGVLEAAESVFDPAFCAVVSREDDRLVPVAVGGREADEPGETLPTTERPEWDAVETGETQTYETDAGSVLCVPLGGHGVLCLRGYAPTTEHARELAETLGSHAAVALDRAEREAQLRERSQRRDSLAAAFPDYVFFLDADGVYQEVWVSPHHEERGGKPPSELEGTQVCDRISDAAAATLTDAIGEALSTGETQEVEYAVEVNAREIWFEAHVAPFPVADASEVVVVARDITTQRQYERRLEAQNERLDEFASMVSHDLRNPLNVVQGRLELIESVADDPDAVREHVAAAGSATGRMNDLIEDLLTVARTDERSLTVAPVGLQTAAERAWSSVSEPEASLEADTDARVRADSGELIRLLENLFRNAVEHVGRDVSVTVEALEDGFAVEDDGSGIPATRHDLVFESGYSTAETGTGYGLDIVERVAEAHGWSVALGDGDAGARFEVTGVESADAE; from the coding sequence ATGCATGAGCCGGATGGGGTGTCGATCCGGGTGCTCCACGCCGAGGACGACGCCTCGTTTCGGGAGTTGGTCGCCGACCTCCTCGGGTCGGCGTCGGACGTCGAGGTCGTATCGGAAGCGACGCCGGAGGACGCCCTCGCGCGGTTCGAAGCCGAACAGTTCGACTGTGTCGTCAGTGACTACGACGCGGAGACGCCGGGAGCGTTCCGCCCGCTGATCGAGGCTACCGAGGGTGGCCCGCCGTGTGTGCTGTTGACCGGGAAGGAACGCGAGCGCATCGACGCCACCGCCTCGGGCGCCGTCGACGACTACGTCCGGAAGGGCGCGAGCGAGCGCTTCGGGGCGTTGGCCGAGCGGGTCCGGACCCACGGCGAGCGCTACCGATCCGCCGAGCGATACCGTGCGTTGTTCGCGGACGGCGCCGGCGCGATGGTCGTCCACGACGCCGAGACGGGGGAGGTGATCGACGCGAACCCGCCGTACGCGGAACTGCTCGGCTACGACCGCGAGGAAGCCACCGAGATGGAGCTCTCGGAGCTCATCCTCGGCGAGGAACCCTACACCGTCGAGCGGGCGATGGCGCGCATCGACGCGGCCGCAAACGGCGAGACCCAGCGCTTCGAGTGGGTGAACGTGACCGCCGAGGGCGAGCGCGTGCCCGTCGAGGTGACGCTCAGGCGGATGGAGGTGGCCGGTGCGGGGCGGGTCCTCGCGACGGTGCGGGACATCAGCGAGCGCAAGCGTCGGGAGGCGGCGCTGGAGCGGCACAAGCGCCACCTCGAACAGCTACACACCGCCGCGACCCGGCTGCTCGGCGCCGAGGGCTGCGAGGCGGTGTACGACGGCGTCCTCGAGGCCGCCGAGTCGGTGTTCGACCCGGCGTTCTGTGCCGTCGTGAGCCGCGAGGACGACCGGCTCGTCCCCGTCGCCGTCGGCGGGCGCGAGGCCGACGAACCCGGGGAGACTCTCCCGACCACGGAGCGCCCCGAGTGGGACGCCGTCGAGACCGGCGAGACCCAAACCTACGAGACCGACGCCGGCTCGGTGCTCTGTGTGCCGCTCGGAGGCCACGGCGTGCTCTGTCTCCGCGGGTACGCTCCGACAACCGAGCACGCACGGGAACTCGCGGAGACGCTCGGGTCCCACGCCGCGGTCGCGCTCGACCGGGCCGAGCGCGAGGCCCAACTCCGCGAGCGCTCTCAGCGACGGGACTCGCTGGCGGCGGCGTTCCCCGACTACGTCTTCTTCCTCGATGCCGACGGGGTGTACCAGGAAGTTTGGGTGTCACCCCACCACGAGGAGCGTGGCGGGAAACCTCCGTCCGAGTTGGAGGGCACGCAGGTCTGTGACCGGATCAGCGATGCCGCCGCGGCGACGCTCACCGACGCCATCGGGGAGGCGCTCTCGACCGGCGAGACCCAGGAGGTCGAGTACGCCGTCGAGGTGAACGCTCGGGAGATCTGGTTCGAAGCCCACGTCGCCCCTTTCCCCGTGGCTGACGCGTCGGAAGTCGTGGTCGTCGCCCGGGACATCACCACCCAGCGCCAGTACGAGCGGCGCCTCGAAGCCCAGAACGAGCGCCTCGACGAGTTCGCCTCGATGGTCTCTCACGACCTCCGGAACCCGCTCAACGTCGTGCAGGGCCGCCTGGAGCTGATAGAATCCGTCGCCGACGACCCCGACGCGGTCCGCGAACACGTCGCGGCCGCCGGGAGCGCTACCGGCCGGATGAACGACCTCATCGAGGACCTGCTCACGGTCGCCCGGACCGACGAGCGGAGCCTGACCGTCGCCCCGGTGGGGCTACAGACGGCGGCCGAACGCGCGTGGTCGTCGGTCTCGGAGCCGGAGGCCTCTCTGGAGGCCGATACCGACGCCCGCGTCCGGGCCGACAGCGGGGAGCTCATCAGGCTCCTCGAGAACCTGTTCCGGAACGCCGTCGAGCACGTCGGCCGGGACGTCTCGGTGACGGTGGAGGCGCTGGAGGACGGCTTCGCCGTCGAGGACGACGGCTCGGGCATCCCGGCGACGCGCCACGACCTGGTGTTCGAGTCCGGGTACTCCACGGCCGAGACGGGGACGGGCTACGGTCTCGACATCGTCGAGCGGGTCGCGGAGGCCCACGGCTGGTCGGTCGCGCTCGGCGACGGCGACGCCGGCGCCCGCTTCGAGGTGACGGGCGTCGAGTCCGCCGACGCGGAGTAG